In the genome of Vibrio sp. NTOU-M3, one region contains:
- the ptsP gene encoding phosphoenolpyruvate--protein phosphotransferase has protein sequence MLSQLREIVEQVSKVEEVHLALEILVKQTCSAMNTECCTVYFANEEMHRLELMATQGLRFKGDKICIGFNEGLVGLVKRTAEPLNLAEASKHPHYKYFSELGEEVYQSFLATPIIYRKQVLGVLVVQQKEPRQFDEMEESFLVTLAAQLAVIIAHAQTQGLWRLEKKQQAIKGIPASPGVAIGEFWWDDTQPDLSQVSPASTLNVEQEQEWLLLAIEEALNDFRRMRKKLDSEINKDALAIFDLFTHLLNDPMLRKDLKAKIQKGDRADWALRQVVEAYSNRFARMSDVYLRERAQDIRELGQRLLFFLHNTEKEQQVFERPVIMVVRELTASLLASVPKEMLLAVISLEGAANSHAAILSRALGIPAIMGVNLNLKGINGRTGVVDGYSGKILVSPNKQLLKEYRALANEERELARLVNRRIEKPACTKDGERIEVLLNAGLSADTNIAINEGVDGVGLYRTEISFLLQHRFPSEEEQTQQYQAVLRAYPNKRVVMRTLDVGGDKALPYLPIEEDNPFLGWRGIRFTLDHPDIFLMQLRAMLRASAEHNNLSILLPMVSATQELDDAIMLIHQAYQEVVALDERIVMPPIGVMIEVPSMLYLLPLISKKIDFVSVGTNDLTQYLLAVDRNNSRVSDVYESLHPSVIMALAHIHQSCQQLDLPVCICGELAGDPIGALLLIGLGYRSLSMNTSNVAKVKYLLRHTEAEELKQLAYEALKQPYGQNIYAMMQAFLEDKGFAGFIRAGKK, from the coding sequence ATGCTTTCTCAACTAAGGGAAATAGTTGAACAAGTTTCCAAAGTCGAAGAGGTACATTTGGCGCTGGAAATTTTAGTTAAGCAAACGTGCAGTGCGATGAACACGGAGTGCTGCACCGTCTATTTTGCTAATGAAGAAATGCATCGTCTTGAGCTTATGGCAACGCAAGGTCTTCGGTTCAAAGGTGATAAAATTTGCATTGGCTTTAATGAAGGTTTGGTCGGCTTAGTAAAAAGGACGGCAGAACCACTCAACTTAGCTGAAGCGTCCAAACATCCTCATTACAAATATTTCTCTGAGCTTGGTGAAGAGGTTTACCAAAGCTTTCTCGCAACGCCAATCATCTACCGAAAACAAGTCTTAGGCGTTTTAGTTGTTCAGCAAAAAGAGCCCCGTCAATTTGACGAGATGGAAGAGTCATTCCTAGTGACGCTTGCAGCGCAGCTTGCGGTGATCATTGCTCATGCCCAAACACAAGGCTTATGGCGATTAGAGAAGAAACAACAGGCCATTAAAGGTATTCCTGCTTCTCCTGGGGTCGCTATCGGGGAATTTTGGTGGGATGACACGCAACCCGATCTTTCGCAAGTTTCGCCGGCATCAACCTTAAACGTCGAACAAGAACAAGAATGGTTGCTTCTTGCGATCGAAGAAGCATTGAATGATTTTCGCCGGATGCGTAAAAAGCTCGACAGTGAGATAAATAAAGATGCGCTGGCGATTTTCGATCTCTTTACCCACCTACTCAACGATCCAATGCTGCGCAAAGATCTGAAAGCGAAGATCCAAAAAGGCGATCGCGCTGATTGGGCCTTACGTCAGGTAGTCGAGGCGTATTCAAACCGCTTCGCCCGAATGTCTGATGTTTATCTACGAGAAAGAGCGCAAGACATTCGAGAGCTTGGGCAGCGATTACTTTTTTTCCTCCACAACACCGAAAAAGAGCAGCAGGTTTTTGAGCGCCCGGTGATCATGGTAGTGCGTGAGTTAACCGCGTCGTTGCTGGCATCAGTACCTAAAGAGATGTTGCTTGCTGTTATTTCACTGGAGGGGGCGGCCAATTCACATGCGGCAATTTTATCGAGGGCGTTAGGTATTCCTGCGATCATGGGCGTTAACCTCAACTTGAAAGGGATTAACGGCCGGACAGGGGTTGTGGATGGTTATTCCGGTAAAATTCTGGTTTCACCAAATAAACAATTACTGAAAGAATATCGGGCTCTGGCTAACGAAGAGCGAGAGCTTGCTCGGTTGGTTAACCGCCGCATTGAAAAGCCTGCGTGCACCAAAGATGGTGAACGAATTGAAGTGCTGCTTAATGCTGGTTTGAGCGCTGATACCAACATTGCCATTAATGAAGGTGTTGATGGAGTCGGGTTGTACCGCACCGAGATCTCTTTCTTACTTCAACATCGTTTTCCTTCAGAAGAAGAGCAAACACAACAGTATCAGGCGGTACTGCGTGCCTATCCTAACAAACGTGTTGTTATGCGGACGTTGGATGTCGGTGGTGATAAAGCGCTGCCGTACCTACCGATTGAAGAGGACAATCCTTTCCTTGGTTGGCGAGGCATTCGTTTTACTCTCGATCATCCTGATATTTTTTTGATGCAGCTTAGAGCCATGCTTAGAGCGAGCGCAGAGCATAATAACTTGAGCATTTTGCTGCCAATGGTGTCTGCAACTCAAGAACTTGACGATGCCATCATGTTGATCCATCAAGCCTATCAAGAAGTGGTAGCGTTGGATGAACGTATTGTCATGCCCCCGATAGGGGTCATGATTGAAGTCCCTTCCATGCTTTATTTATTGCCGCTGATCTCAAAGAAAATTGACTTTGTATCGGTAGGTACCAATGACCTAACTCAATACTTGCTCGCCGTTGATCGCAATAATTCTCGGGTTTCTGATGTATATGAGTCATTGCATCCTTCTGTGATCATGGCGTTGGCTCATATTCATCAAAGCTGTCAGCAATTGGATTTGCCTGTATGCATCTGTGGTGAGTTAGCTGGTGATCCTATTGGTGCTTTATTGCTAATTGGCCTTGGTTATCGCAGTTTGAGTATGAATACATCGAATGTCGCCAAGGTTAAATACCTTTTACGTCACACTGAAGCAGAAGAGCTGAAGCAGTTAGCTTATGAAGCATTAAAGCAGCCGTATGGCCAAAATATCTATGCTATGATGCAGGCATTTCTCGAAGATAAGGGCTTTGCGGGCTTCATTCGCGCAGGTAAGAAATAG
- a CDS encoding NADP(H)-dependent aldo-keto reductase, which yields MQYTKLPHSSLEVSKICLGTMTYGEQNDQQDAFNQLDYAVDHGVNFIDTAEMYPVPPKAKTQGSTESYLGRWLEKSGKREKVVLATKVAGPRNLPYIRDNMSLDRRNIHLALDDSLKRLKTDYIDLYQLHWPQRETNCFGQLNYSYPSTQEEVTLIETLEALAELVRAGKIRYIGVSNETPWGVMTLLRLAEKHELPRIVSIQNPYNLLNRSFEVGLSEISHYEGVQLLAYSPLAFGCLSGKYLHGAKPEGARCTRWERFARYFTPQGIKATEAYVQLAREHGIDPAQMALAFVNKRPFVAANIIGATNLEQLKMNIESIDVTLSDELLTGIQEIGTTYSNPCP from the coding sequence ATGCAATACACTAAATTGCCGCATTCCAGCCTTGAAGTCAGCAAGATCTGCCTAGGAACGATGACTTATGGTGAACAAAACGATCAACAAGACGCCTTTAATCAGCTCGATTACGCCGTCGATCACGGTGTGAACTTCATTGATACTGCCGAAATGTATCCAGTACCTCCAAAAGCAAAAACTCAAGGATCAACGGAAAGCTATCTTGGCCGCTGGCTTGAAAAATCGGGTAAGCGAGAAAAAGTGGTACTCGCAACAAAAGTCGCAGGACCACGTAACCTTCCTTACATTCGCGACAATATGAGCTTAGATCGACGCAATATTCACCTAGCACTCGATGACAGCTTAAAACGTCTAAAGACTGACTATATCGATCTCTATCAGTTACATTGGCCACAAAGGGAAACCAACTGTTTTGGTCAACTTAACTATTCTTATCCAAGTACACAGGAAGAAGTAACGCTGATCGAAACACTTGAAGCTCTCGCTGAGTTAGTCAGAGCAGGAAAGATTCGTTACATTGGTGTTTCAAACGAAACCCCTTGGGGAGTCATGACGTTACTTCGATTAGCAGAGAAGCATGAGTTACCTCGGATCGTTTCGATTCAAAATCCCTACAATCTACTTAACCGAAGTTTTGAAGTCGGTTTATCTGAAATAAGTCACTATGAGGGCGTTCAGCTTCTTGCCTACTCTCCCCTCGCCTTCGGTTGCTTAAGCGGAAAATATCTTCACGGTGCAAAGCCTGAAGGGGCACGCTGTACGAGGTGGGAACGCTTTGCTCGCTACTTCACACCACAAGGAATAAAAGCAACAGAAGCTTATGTTCAATTGGCACGAGAACACGGGATAGATCCTGCTCAAATGGCATTGGCTTTCGTCAACAAACGACCATTTGTTGCTGCAAATATTATTGGAGCGACGAACCTTGAGCAGCTCAAAATGAACATAGAAAGTATTGATGTGACACTAAGTGATGAGTTATTGACTGGCATACAAGAAATTGGAACCACATACTCCAACCCTTGCCCATAA
- the lgt gene encoding prolipoprotein diacylglyceryl transferase, with the protein MSQGYLEFPNIDPVLFSIGPVSVRWYGLMYLVGFVFALWLANRRADKPGSGWTREQVSDLLFAGFLGVVIGGRVGYVLFYNFNLFLADPLYLFKVWTGGMSFHGGLLGVITAMFWYAYKNGRTFFGVADFIAPLVPFGLGMGRLGNFMNSELWGRVTDVPWAFVFPNGGPLPRHPSQLYEMLLEGIVLFFILNWFIKKPRPLGSVSGLFLAGYGTFRFLVEYVREPDAHLGLFGGFISMGQILSLPMVIIGILMMIWAYKRGHYSDSETKQAVK; encoded by the coding sequence ATGTCTCAAGGATACCTTGAATTCCCCAATATAGACCCAGTACTGTTCTCCATCGGGCCAGTGTCTGTACGCTGGTATGGTCTGATGTATTTGGTTGGTTTTGTTTTCGCATTGTGGTTGGCAAACCGACGTGCTGATAAGCCTGGCAGTGGTTGGACCCGTGAGCAGGTATCGGACTTACTTTTCGCTGGATTCCTTGGGGTGGTCATTGGTGGCCGTGTTGGTTACGTCCTTTTTTATAACTTTAACCTGTTTCTTGCCGACCCTTTGTACCTATTCAAAGTGTGGACGGGTGGAATGTCATTCCACGGTGGTTTACTTGGTGTGATCACGGCAATGTTCTGGTATGCCTATAAGAATGGTCGAACTTTCTTTGGTGTGGCTGACTTTATCGCGCCATTAGTTCCGTTTGGTCTTGGTATGGGACGCTTAGGTAACTTTATGAACAGTGAGCTATGGGGACGCGTCACGGACGTGCCTTGGGCGTTTGTATTCCCAAATGGTGGACCTTTGCCACGTCATCCATCTCAGCTATACGAAATGCTTTTAGAAGGTATCGTACTGTTCTTTATTCTTAACTGGTTTATCAAAAAGCCTCGTCCGTTGGGTTCGGTATCTGGGTTATTCCTAGCAGGATATGGTACATTCCGTTTCTTGGTTGAGTATGTTCGTGAACCGGATGCGCATTTAGGATTGTTCGGTGGATTTATTTCTATGGGACAAATTCTATCGCTGCCGATGGTGATCATTGGCATCTTAATGATGATTTGGGCATACAAACGCGGCCACTATTCAGATTCAGAAACCAAGCAAGCAGTTAAGTAA
- a CDS encoding Na/Pi symporter, translating into MMNQATTTAAPVSSTTRWLRWANLAFMLYLLLLAVSMVGSGFKWATGDQAKVLFEFAAHPVAGLMIGLVATALIQSSSTVTSIIVGLVAGGLPVETAIPMVMGANIGTTVTNTLVSLGHVRCKEEFKRAFASATIHDFFNLLAVVIFLPLEMMFGILEKASHWLVSPLLATGDMSIKGFNFIKPITKPVVSAIKEPLATFGDTIGGVLLILLGIATIFVAITVMGKLMKSLMVGRAREILKNAIGRGPIHGIASGSIVTVLVQSSSTTTSLMVPLVGSGVLKVRDIYPFTLGANIGTCITALLAATAVSGEFAVFALQIALVHLVFNILATVFIFGIPFLREIPVKGSELISELAIKNKAVVAGYLVAVFLVMPGTILALTV; encoded by the coding sequence ATGATGAACCAAGCTACTACTACAGCAGCTCCAGTGTCGAGCACGACACGTTGGCTGCGCTGGGCTAACTTGGCATTCATGTTGTATTTGCTGCTTCTAGCAGTATCTATGGTAGGCAGTGGATTTAAATGGGCGACAGGTGATCAAGCTAAAGTATTATTTGAGTTCGCCGCTCACCCAGTTGCGGGCCTAATGATCGGTCTCGTCGCAACGGCTCTTATTCAGTCTTCTAGTACTGTTACATCAATTATCGTCGGTCTGGTTGCTGGTGGCCTACCTGTAGAAACCGCAATTCCGATGGTAATGGGTGCCAATATTGGTACCACTGTAACCAACACGCTCGTTTCTCTGGGTCACGTGCGCTGCAAAGAAGAGTTTAAGCGTGCTTTTGCCAGTGCCACAATCCACGACTTCTTCAATCTATTAGCTGTAGTTATCTTCCTACCGTTAGAGATGATGTTTGGCATCCTTGAAAAAGCTTCACACTGGTTGGTTTCTCCACTACTCGCAACTGGTGATATGAGCATTAAAGGGTTTAACTTCATTAAACCTATCACTAAGCCAGTTGTAAGTGCGATCAAAGAGCCACTAGCAACGTTTGGCGACACCATCGGCGGTGTATTGCTTATCCTACTCGGTATCGCGACTATTTTTGTTGCAATCACTGTGATGGGTAAGCTAATGAAGAGCCTTATGGTTGGCCGAGCTCGTGAAATCCTGAAAAACGCAATCGGACGTGGTCCAATCCATGGCATCGCATCAGGCTCTATCGTAACGGTTTTGGTTCAGTCTTCATCAACAACGACTAGCTTGATGGTACCACTTGTAGGTTCGGGTGTACTGAAAGTGCGTGACATCTACCCATTCACTTTGGGCGCAAACATCGGCACGTGTATTACTGCCCTGTTAGCAGCTACCGCAGTTTCTGGTGAGTTTGCAGTATTTGCACTACAAATTGCCTTGGTTCACTTAGTCTTTAATATTCTAGCCACCGTATTTATCTTTGGTATTCCGTTCCTACGTGAGATTCCAGTGAAAGGCTCTGAATTGATTTCTGAGCTGGCAATCAAGAATAAAGCAGTTGTTGCTGGTTATCTCGTTGCTGTGTTCTTGGTTATGCCAGGTACGATTCTAGCGCTAACCGTTTAG
- a CDS encoding DUF1127 domain-containing protein — protein sequence MRHSVYLTLATMLVKADLRREEREWKRKVRRSAHDLPWYNAHLLRDIGLEQDGRTIGHSEPDAVKAERRIRHLRRVLSARIIT from the coding sequence ATGCGTCATTCTGTATATTTAACACTTGCCACTATGCTGGTTAAAGCCGACTTACGTCGTGAAGAGAGAGAATGGAAACGAAAAGTACGCCGCAGTGCACATGATTTGCCTTGGTACAACGCGCACCTATTACGTGACATCGGGTTAGAGCAAGATGGTCGTACAATTGGACACTCTGAACCTGATGCTGTGAAAGCGGAACGTCGTATTCGTCACCTTCGTCGAGTGTTAAGTGCGCGAATAATAACGTAA
- the rppH gene encoding RNA pyrophosphohydrolase, producing MIDGDGYRLNVGIVICNNHGQVFWAKRYGQHSWQFPQGGIDDGETPEQAMFRELYEEVGLTKKDVKIIATSRHWLRYKLPKRLVRWDSKPVCIGQKQKWFLLRLDCDESRINMQRGSSPEFDGWRWVSYWYPVRQVVSFKRDVYRRAMKEFASMAMPFKERRTKGKRKHRRG from the coding sequence GTGATAGATGGCGATGGTTACCGCTTAAATGTGGGAATTGTAATTTGTAACAACCATGGTCAGGTCTTCTGGGCAAAACGATACGGACAACACTCATGGCAGTTTCCTCAAGGGGGAATTGATGATGGGGAAACCCCTGAACAGGCCATGTTTAGGGAGTTATATGAAGAGGTGGGACTGACGAAAAAAGACGTCAAGATCATCGCGACCAGCCGGCATTGGTTACGCTATAAGTTACCTAAGCGTTTGGTCCGGTGGGATTCCAAACCTGTTTGTATCGGCCAAAAACAGAAATGGTTTCTCCTTCGCTTAGATTGTGATGAGTCTAGAATAAACATGCAGCGTGGGAGTTCCCCTGAATTCGATGGCTGGCGTTGGGTCAGCTACTGGTACCCAGTAAGACAAGTGGTTTCTTTTAAACGCGATGTTTATCGTCGAGCGATGAAAGAGTTTGCCTCAATGGCAATGCCCTTTAAAGAACGCAGAACAAAAGGTAAACGTAAACACCGAAGAGGATAG
- a CDS encoding thymidylate synthase: protein MKQYLELCQRIVDQGVWVENERTGKRCLTVVNADLTYDVGNNQFPLVTTRKSFWKAAVAELLGYIRGYDNAEDFRKLGTKTWDANANLNDAWLNNPYRKGEDDMGRVYGVQGRAWAKPDGGHIDQLRKIVDDLTRGVDDRGEILNFYNPGEFHMGCLRPCMYSHHFSLLGDTLYLNSTQRSCDVPLGLNFNMVQVYVFLAIMAQITGKKAGMAYHKIVNAHIYEDQLELMRDVQLKREPLSPATFHINPKITSLEDLETWVTLDDFWVEGYECHEAIKYPFSV from the coding sequence GTGAAACAGTATCTCGAACTCTGTCAGCGAATTGTTGACCAAGGTGTATGGGTAGAAAATGAACGTACAGGCAAGCGTTGCCTGACCGTAGTCAATGCGGATCTAACCTATGATGTTGGTAACAATCAGTTCCCGCTAGTGACCACACGTAAGAGTTTTTGGAAAGCCGCAGTTGCTGAGTTACTGGGTTACATTCGGGGTTATGACAACGCTGAAGATTTTCGTAAACTTGGAACCAAAACGTGGGATGCGAATGCGAACTTAAACGACGCTTGGTTGAATAACCCATATCGTAAGGGTGAAGACGATATGGGGCGTGTTTATGGTGTTCAGGGGCGTGCTTGGGCTAAGCCTGATGGTGGCCATATTGACCAGTTACGTAAAATTGTTGATGACTTAACTCGTGGTGTAGATGACCGTGGTGAGATCCTTAATTTCTACAACCCCGGTGAGTTCCATATGGGATGCTTGCGTCCTTGTATGTACAGCCATCATTTCTCTTTGCTAGGTGATACCCTGTACTTAAATAGTACCCAGCGTTCGTGTGATGTGCCGCTTGGTCTGAACTTCAATATGGTTCAGGTTTATGTATTCTTGGCAATTATGGCGCAAATTACCGGTAAGAAAGCGGGAATGGCCTATCACAAAATCGTCAATGCCCACATCTACGAAGATCAGCTGGAGTTGATGCGAGATGTACAGCTTAAACGTGAGCCGTTGTCACCTGCAACATTCCATATCAACCCTAAAATTACCTCATTAGAAGATCTAGAAACTTGGGTAACGCTTGATGACTTCTGGGTAGAAGGGTATGAATGTCACGAAGCGATTAAGTATCCATTCTCGGTTTAA
- the mutH gene encoding DNA mismatch repair endonuclease MutH — translation MKPEPQSEQELLARAQEIAGMNFAELASEAGMTVPPDLKRDKGWVGQLLEWHLGATAGSKPQQDFEQLGIELKTIPISYTGKPLETTFVCVAPLIGVHGLTWEQSHVRNKLSRVLWIPVEGEREIPLSQRHVGSPLIWSPNEEEERQLKNDWEELMELIVLGKVEQICARHGEVLQLRPKAANSRVKTEAYGASGKPIKTLPRGFYLRTQFTSHILEKYFV, via the coding sequence ATGAAACCAGAACCTCAATCAGAACAAGAACTGCTAGCACGAGCACAAGAAATTGCAGGAATGAACTTTGCAGAGTTAGCAAGTGAAGCTGGCATGACAGTTCCACCGGATCTAAAGCGCGATAAAGGTTGGGTCGGTCAACTGCTGGAATGGCATCTTGGTGCAACGGCAGGCAGCAAACCACAACAAGATTTCGAACAGCTCGGAATTGAACTAAAAACCATACCGATTAGCTACACAGGTAAACCTCTAGAAACCACATTTGTGTGTGTCGCTCCATTAATTGGGGTTCATGGTTTAACCTGGGAACAGAGCCATGTACGCAATAAACTTTCACGCGTACTTTGGATTCCTGTCGAAGGAGAGCGCGAAATCCCACTCAGCCAGCGTCATGTTGGCTCTCCGCTTATTTGGTCCCCCAATGAAGAAGAAGAACGGCAGTTAAAAAATGACTGGGAAGAACTGATGGAATTGATCGTTTTAGGCAAAGTAGAGCAGATCTGCGCTCGTCATGGCGAAGTACTACAATTAAGGCCAAAAGCTGCCAACAGTAGAGTCAAAACAGAGGCGTACGGCGCTAGCGGTAAGCCCATAAAAACCCTGCCCCGCGGCTTTTATTTGAGAACACAATTTACCTCTCACATTCTCGAAAAGTACTTTGTCTAA
- a CDS encoding DUF6482 family protein has protein sequence MQKTQLNKWIHGHHKDSYQPPKVFIIGCSDLQQYLVAVEYKHKLEPVKVDDEPLHFDSLELVKEELIKLGVEKAYLRLHNTYDEFGNQELDGYSDEEIPLITH, from the coding sequence ATGCAAAAGACTCAATTAAATAAATGGATTCATGGTCATCATAAGGACTCTTATCAACCACCGAAAGTTTTTATCATTGGTTGTTCAGATCTGCAGCAGTATTTGGTTGCGGTGGAGTACAAGCACAAGTTGGAGCCAGTAAAAGTTGATGATGAACCTTTGCATTTTGACTCATTGGAGTTAGTGAAAGAAGAATTGATCAAGCTGGGAGTGGAAAAAGCTTACTTACGTTTACACAATACCTATGATGAATTTGGTAACCAAGAGCTCGATGGCTACAGCGATGAAGAGATCCCTTTGATAACCCATTAG
- a CDS encoding sulfite exporter TauE/SafE family protein — MTIGLLALLLLLGAVVGVLAGLLGIGGGLMVVPALLFLLPKSGIEPDITMHIALATSLATIIATSGSSALNHLKLGNVDMFVIKWLMPGVLVGAFVGANLAELIPGQYLPKVFAVIVLFLAMQMLLTIRSETQRRLPGIWKTLLSGTGIGVISSLAGIGGGSLSVPYLNRHGVEMRRAVGSSSVCGLVIAISGMLGFILHGYQVENLPPYSLGYVYLPALIAIASTSILTTKVGAKLATTMPTKQLKKIFAVFLLFVAGTMLL; from the coding sequence GTGACGATAGGGTTATTAGCGCTGTTATTGTTGTTAGGGGCTGTCGTAGGGGTATTGGCTGGTCTGCTTGGCATTGGCGGTGGCTTGATGGTGGTACCTGCGTTGCTTTTCTTATTACCAAAATCAGGTATTGAGCCTGACATTACCATGCATATTGCTTTGGCTACCTCTCTCGCAACCATCATTGCAACCTCGGGCTCTTCTGCTCTCAACCATCTAAAATTGGGCAATGTCGATATGTTTGTCATCAAGTGGTTGATGCCCGGCGTGCTAGTCGGGGCATTTGTGGGAGCGAATCTGGCTGAACTGATCCCTGGGCAATATTTACCTAAGGTCTTTGCTGTGATTGTGCTGTTTCTTGCAATGCAAATGCTGTTAACTATTCGCTCGGAAACGCAACGAAGACTACCAGGGATCTGGAAGACATTACTCAGTGGCACTGGGATCGGTGTTATTTCCAGCTTAGCTGGTATTGGTGGTGGCTCACTCTCTGTACCTTATCTTAATCGCCATGGCGTTGAAATGCGCCGCGCTGTTGGTTCTTCCTCTGTTTGTGGATTGGTCATTGCTATTTCGGGGATGCTGGGCTTTATCCTTCATGGATATCAGGTTGAAAATTTACCGCCTTACAGCCTTGGATATGTTTATCTTCCCGCACTGATTGCTATCGCTTCGACATCAATATTAACCACGAAAGTCGGTGCGAAATTGGCGACGACAATGCCGACAAAACAATTAAAGAAAATTTTTGCTGTATTTTTGCTATTTGTAGCAGGAACTATGCTGCTATAA